A window from Setaria italica strain Yugu1 chromosome VIII, Setaria_italica_v2.0, whole genome shotgun sequence encodes these proteins:
- the LOC101764284 gene encoding arsenate reductase 2.2 — protein MAARVAATLVALLVALFAVAATAQAPAAAPKMAPLPPPPKRAPMASPPTPPMGSPASAPSASVPAMSPTAAKLVSMARDNPRVAIIDVRDEERSYQAHIAGSHHFASGSFAARMPELVQAASGKDTLVFHCALSQVRGPTCARMFSDYLSETKEDSEIKNIMVLELGFNGWEVSGQPICRCTDAPCKGTCS, from the exons ATGGCCGCCcgcgtcgccgccaccctcgtcgcgctcctcgtcgccctcttcgccgtcgccgccacggcgcaggccccggcggcggcgcccaagatggctccgctgccgccgccgcccaaacGGGCCCCGATGGCCTCCCCGCCCACGCCGCCCATGGGGAGCCCGGCCTCCGCTCCCTCGGCCTCCGTCCCGGCCATGAGCCCGACGGCGGCGAAGCTGGTGTCTATGGCGCGCGACAATCCCCGCGTCGCCATCATCGACGTCAG GGACGAGGAGAGGAGCTACCAGGCGCACATCGCGGGGTCACACCACTTCGCCAGCGGCAGCTTCGCGGCGCGGATGCCGGAGCTGGTGCAGGCCGCCAGCGGCAAGGACACCCTCGTCTTCCACTGCGCTCTCAGCCAG GTGCGAGGTCCAACATGTGCTCGGATGTTCTCTGACTATCTATCGGAGACCAAGGAGGATTCAGAGATAAAGAACATCATGGTACTGGAGCTCGGGTTTAACGGATGGGAGGTTTCAGGGCAGCCTATTTGCCGCTGCACCGACGCTCCTTGCAAAGGGACGTGCTCATGA